In the genome of Fusarium poae strain DAOMC 252244 chromosome 1, whole genome shotgun sequence, the window TGCATATTCCCAGGCGATTACTTGGACCTGTCAGTTACCCCCGCCACCGAGACAAAGCGCGAACGATCGAACGATTGGGCCGATCATTTATCTCATCGTGATTGAGACTTATCAGAAGATAACCTGTAGGAAATATGAACACCTCTGCATCAAATGTGGGAAAGTCTGTCCCTGCTCCATCGAATTCTACAGCTATTCAAGCTAGCCCAGCGACTTCAAGCTTCGAATCATCCCGCCGGCCATCACAGGCTGGTTCCTCATACTCGCAGTCGATGCCTCGAAAGGTTCAAGGCTCCCGCAAACAACATCGGAGTCAGCGTAGGCCTGGACTTGGCGACAGATCAAGTACTGGTCCCGATGACGAAGAGGTCATGGATGACCTAAGAGCTTTCAGAAATCCCAATAGCAGGCGTGGTCAAACCTCAATTACCCACCTTCTCAACTACTCCATGCCACGCCCGGTCCAGGATCATCATGCGCACTCGAGATCTTATAGAAGAACTCCAACATGGGGACCTGGATCAGGATACCACGCAAGCGACAAGGCTCGATACGTCCATGCCAACTACCGCTTCATCCTTTCTCCAGAGGGTACATACAACAAACAAGCCACGGACGCCGACACACACCTGGACTGGTCCCTTGTGATGCAGATTATTGCTTCAGGTGAATCGCAGGGCTCATCATGCCCGATTTGTCTTTCTGAACCAGTGGCACCACGAATGGCGAAATGCGGGCATATCTTTTGCTTGCCCTGTCTTATCCGGTTTATGAACTCAACATCGAGCGAGGACGATGCGAGGGGCCGTGGCCCCAAATGGAAGAAGTGTCCTATTTGCGAAGACTCGATCTATACGCAAGACGTACGGCCTGTCAGGTTCTACGCAGGACAAGAAAGCCCCTTTCCTCGAACTGGTGATGACGTTGTGCTACGATTGATGGCACGTAACGCAAACTCCACGATGGCGCTTCCGCGAGAGAGCGGTTCTGAAGCTTTGTATTCCGTAGACGACATTCCTTGGCATTTTGCTGCGAACGTCCTGGACTACGCTCGCATGATGAAAGGCACCACAGACTATATGGCTGCCCAGTACGATGAGGAAATTGCAGCACTGACCCAACAAGCAAAGGAAGATGAGACACTTTTTGGACAGAATGACGAATGGTCCCAGAAAGCGATCCGGGCTATCACGGCTGCCAAGGAAAAGCTTGCGGAGCTTGAGGTTGTGGAAAGCCCAGCAACGTCGACAAAGCTCTCTGCAGATGCCGACTTTTATTTCTACAGCTCCCCGCCGCATCTGTACCTCTCGCCGCTGGATATCCGTATCCTTAAAACGAAGTACGGGTCTTTTTCGTCCTTTCCTTCTACGCTTCTCCCTCGCGTGGAGCACATCTCTACTGGGCACGTGGTTGATGATGCAATGCGCCGAAGGGCGAAATATCTGGGGCATCTTCCTCGCGGATGTATTGTCAATTTTCTGGAATGCGATTGGACTGATATTGTGCCAGAAGAAACACTGGCATCATTCTCGGCTGATATCGAGCGGAGACGGAGACGTAATCGCGACAAGGAGACGCAGGAGGAACGCGAGCGACTCCAAGCCGAGCGCCTCGAAGCTGCAAATATACGTAAGACCACAGGTTATCAGAGGCTTCCCGATCCGCCAGAGGAGGATAACGTTCCCCGAATGGATCTTGAAGAGTTCCTGCCATTGAGCGGTCACTCTGGCAGCACGCCTCCAGATCCGCGGCCAGGATTCGAGACATTGGCTGAGATGTCGACCAGCCCATCAAACCAGAAGACCGTTTGGGGCACGAGAGTGATTAATGGGTCACCTGAGATGGCAGCTGCCCAACCCTTAGACGTTCACGACGGGTGGCTCAGAGATGAGGACCTGTTCGATACGGCCGATATTGCGATGCAAATACAGGCGATTGAAGCGGCCGACAGCAGCGTCCGCCCGAATAGTGCTGGCGGAGCAGGGCCAAGCAGCAGTGGTGGGGGCAATGGTGGCggcggcaagaagaagaagaaacagaaaaTTACGCTCATGAGCACTGGGGGTCGGAGAGGTAATTAGATCTATCGTCCCTGTCTTCAGGTTGAGGAAGTatgcttttctttctttctttctttcttttttacgtCCTCCACGGCGTGGCATGGTCAGTTCGTACTATTTGTCTTTAAAGTAAAGAGATGGAGCAGGGCTGTCAGTAACTGCATAGAATTTCCAGAGCAACACAACTTTGAATAACCGGAGATGAGGAAGATTGGGAATTATGCTTGTTAATTGTCTGCACAGTTAATTCTGATCGCCAGCCATCAACAAGCCTTAATCCAATGATATAAAGTATGTATATACCGCCTTGCTTTTCACATTTCGGTTATGATGGTCACCGAGATGAACCTTGTTTGATGTGATGTAGGTATACCAGATCACATTTCCTCAAGGAGCACATGGCTGGCCACCCGTTCCAATGTAAAGAAGGATGCATACGTACATTACGTGTGGCATACCGTGATACTTATGGAGCATCGTGAAAGACCATACATATAGCACAGTACATTCGGAGAATTCCTTTCACCGCACAGAATCTGTAGTTATGTGACTCGCGTGCTAAGCTACCGACTGAGATATGCTCCCAATGTCGATCAAAACTTCAAATGCGACATGGAACTCGACTTGAGAACACTATTATTACAGCACTCGGGCGGGGCCTGATTGATATTCGATCAGCACAGCAGACTACAACACAATATCGTCATAACTGCCGGGGCGTTTCTCCACAGAAAGGTGACTAGACACGGGAATGCCGATGTATAGATCCAAAAGCCGAAGACGTCAGTACGTACTCTGTACCTACAGCTCGTCGCCACGCAAGTAAGTTCCTACCTATGTACATGTAACTAACTCTATTCACGATATCGGCTAATCGGATTGTGAAGTGCCGCTGAACGAAATGCCCGCCAGTCTAAGTCAAGACCTGAGTCTGCGGGTATTCCAAAATTATCCGTACGGACTGCCGTATTAGAATGGAAATCGAGCTCTGTTTAGCGGTGCTGTGGGGCTTTCCACCGTTTTCACGATGGCCTAGGCCTTAatgcctacctaggtaactTAGTAGTAGGTAGCTAATAGGTACTAAGTATTAGAAAAATTGAAATATAACGTTGATAGCTTTTCGGTTG includes:
- a CDS encoding hypothetical protein (BUSCO:17134at5125), which encodes MNTSASNVGKSVPAPSNSTAIQASPATSSFESSRRPSQAGSSYSQSMPRKVQGSRKQHRSQRRPGLGDRSSTGPDDEEVMDDLRAFRNPNSRRGQTSITHLLNYSMPRPVQDHHAHSRSYRRTPTWGPGSGYHASDKARYVHANYRFILSPEGTYNKQATDADTHLDWSLVMQIIASGESQGSSCPICLSEPVAPRMAKCGHIFCLPCLIRFMNSTSSEDDARGRGPKWKKCPICEDSIYTQDVRPVRFYAGQESPFPRTGDDVVLRLMARNANSTMALPRESGSEALYSVDDIPWHFAANVLDYARMMKGTTDYMAAQYDEEIAALTQQAKEDETLFGQNDEWSQKAIRAITAAKEKLAELEVVESPATSTKLSADADFYFYSSPPHLYLSPLDIRILKTKYGSFSSFPSTLLPRVEHISTGHVVDDAMRRRAKYLGHLPRGCIVNFLECDWTDIVPEETLASFSADIERRRRRNRDKETQEERERLQAERLEAANIRKTTGYQRLPDPPEEDNVPRMDLEEFLPLSGHSGSTPPDPRPGFETLAEMSTSPSNQKTVWGTRVINGSPEMAAAQPLDVHDGWLRDEDLFDTADIAMQIQAIEAADSSVRPNSAGGAGPSSSGGGNGGGGKKKKKQKITLMSTGGRRGN